The Daucus carota subsp. sativus chromosome 9, DH1 v3.0, whole genome shotgun sequence genome window below encodes:
- the LOC108200894 gene encoding glycine-rich cell wall structural protein-like, whose amino-acid sequence MWGSGHNSHHGQYPYYGGHPPQSYPPAAGYPPQSYGHQPAYPQGHMYPSGHGFAGLGGMPGHGAGFGNQHQGYGHSHGGYAHSGYGHGGASHYGHHGKFGKAGKMHGYKKWK is encoded by the exons ATGTGGGGCTCTGGGCATAATTCTCATCATGGTCAGTACCCTTACTATGGAGGCCACCCTCCACAAAGCTACCCACCTGCTGCGGGTTATCCACCGCAATCCTACGGCCATCAGCCTGCTTACCCACAAGGTCACATGTATCCCTCAG GACATGGGTTTGCTGGACTAGGTGGAATGCCCGGACACGGTGCTGGGTTTGGCAACCAGCACCAGGGTTACGGTCACAGTCACGGTGGCTACGCTCACAGTGGTTACGGGCACGGTGGTGCTAGTCACTATGGTCATCATGGAAAGTTTGGCAAAGCCGGAAAGATGCATGGATATAAGAAGTGGAAGTAA
- the LOC108203023 gene encoding uncharacterized protein LOC108203023: MAAKALLLPKSLPLQNPPPKPLINPNPTHLHFTTKPKSPISLPPLKSTSISQPDPLVTTPPKTRVRILSEALPFIQKFRNKTIVVKYGGAAMKSGDLQASVIADLVLLSCVGMRVVFVHGGGPEINLWLSKLGIKPNFLNGLRVTDASTMEIVSMVLIGKVNKMLVSLVNKAGGTAVGLSGIDGRLLTASPAVNAEELGFVGDIASVDSGVIRPLIDNGCIPVIASVAADGNGQMYNINADTVAGELAAALGAEKLILLTDVVGILEDRNDVGSLVKEIDIKGVKKMMAEGKIAGGMIPKVNCCIRSLAQGVRTTSIIDGGLEHSLLLEILTDEGAGTMITG, translated from the coding sequence ATGGCGGCCAAAGCTTTACTCCTCCCCAAATCACTCCCTCTCCAAAACCCACCTCCAAAACCCCTCATAAACCCTAACCCCACTCACCTCCACTTCACCACCAAACCCAAATCCCCAATCTCTCTCCCACCCCTCAAATCCACCTCCATTTCTCAACCCGACCCGCTTGTCACAACCCCACCAAAGACCCGCGTCCGCATCCTCTCCGAAGCGCTCCCCTTCATCCAGAAGTTTCGGAACAAGACTATTGTGGTCAAGTACGGCGGCGCTGCCATGAAATCAGGTGATCTCCAGGCTTCTGTTATTGCTGATCTTGTTTTGTTGTCGTGTGTTGGTATGCGTGTTGTTTTTGTTCATGGAGGTGGCCCGGAGATTAATCTTTGGCTTTCGAAGCTCGGGATTAAGCCGAATTTCCTTAATGGGTTGAGGGTTACTGATGCTTCTACTATGGAAATTGTGTCTATGGTTTTGATTGGgaaagttaataaaatgttggtTAGTTTGGTTAATAAGGCGGGAGGGACTGCGGTGGGGTTATCGGGGATTGATGGGAGGTTACTGACTGCTTCCCCTGCGGTAAATGCAGAAGAGCTGGGGTTTGTGGGGGATATAGCGTCCGTTGATTCGGGTGTTATAAGGCCTTTGATTGATAATGGGTGTATTCCGGTGATTGCGTCTGTGGCAGCTGATGGGAATGGGcaaatgtataatattaatgCAGATACGGTGGCGGGGGAGTTGGCTGCGGCTTTGGGTGCGGAGAAGTTGATATTGTTGACGGATGTTGTCGGGATTTTGGAGGATAGGAATGATGTAGGGAGTTTGGTGAAGGAGATTGATATTAAGGGTGTTAAGAAGATGATGGCGGAGGGGAAGATTGCAGGTGGGATGATTCCGAAGGTGAATTGTTGTATCAGGTCGCTTGCACAAGGGGTGAGGACTACGAGTATTATTGATGGTGGGTTGGAACATTCGTTGTTGCTTGAGATTTTGACGGATGAAGGGGCTGGAACTATGATTACTGGGtaa
- the LOC108203021 gene encoding NAC domain containing protein 50 isoform X2 → MDRRISAAAKNEYPISGLVPGFRFHPTDEELVGFYLRSRFCGKQFEIQILKEIDVYKHEPWDLPGHSLLGGIDEWYFFSPVDMNYGNRSRTNRTTQAGFWKPTGKDCCVRHMGETIGMKKTLVFHHGGPPYGIRTNWTMHEYRLVDTELQQAGVTQDAFVLCRIFKKSGLGAPNGDLEDLFIEEEWQEGATLMVPGGEAEEDVGHVANVSDGRTGGNDIDQQGLNVGAEQRTTCLEETSVEGNKHENEINFEVLSEHFGKSLEDAANSFHVSRSTFKRICRSHGIKRWQSGKSRMGIQSSSKLRSVNNKEPSKTNYVYPGIPPLQEIAIVADTSQDINKIDVKATYNGVAIRFELPNSSGMAELEDNVIERLNLERGTFSIKYKDEEGDWVLIACDKDVQKCIEISRSLRETIIKMLVDLPVSRAP, encoded by the exons ATGGATCGACGTATTTCGGCGGCGGCGAAGAATGAGTATCCGATATCTGGGTTGGTACCTGGCTTTAGGTTTCATCCAACAGATGAAGAGCTTGTGGGGTTTTATTTAAGGAGCAGGTTTTGTGGGAAGCAGTTTGAGATTCAAATTCTTAAAGAAATTGATGTTTATAAGCATGAACCTTGGGATCTTCCAG GTCATTCTTTGCTGGGTGGTATAGATGAGTGGTACTTTTTCAGCCCCGTTGATATGAACTATGGTAATAGGTCCCGAACGAATCGCACCACTCAAGCAGGGTTTTGGAAACCAACCGGGAAGGATTGCTGTGTACGTCACATGGGAGAGACTATTGGGATGAAAAAAACGTTAGTCTTTCATCATGGCGGACCTCCATATGGCATACGAACCAACTGGACAATGCATGAGTATAGACTTGTCGACACTGAACTACAGCAAGCAGGAGTAACACAG GATGCATTTGTGCTCTGCAGaatttttaagaaaagtggCTTAGGAGCACCAAATGGGGATCTGGAAGATCTATTCATTGAGGAGGAATGGCAAGAGGGTGCAACACTTATGGTTCCTGGGGGAGAGGCTGAGGAAGATGTGGGCCATGTCGCTAATGTTTCTGACGGAAGGACCGGGGGAAACGATATTGACCAGCAG GGTCTTAATGTGGGAGCAGAACAAAGAACCACATGCTTAGAAGAAACTTCAGTAGAAGGGAACAAAcatgaaaatgaaattaatttcgAGGTTCTTAGCGAGCATTTTGGTAAATCATTGGAAGATGCAGCAAACAGCTTTCATG TTAGTCGGTCCACATTCAAACGCATATGTAGAAGTCATGGTATTAAAAGGTGGCAAAGTGGCAAGAGTAGGATGGGCATTCAGAGTTCCTCTAAGCTCCGGAGTGTAAATAATAAGGAACCGAGTAAAACTAATTATGTTTATCCAGGCATTCCCCCTTTACAGGAAATAGCTATTGTTGCTGACACAAGCCAAGACATAAATAAGATAGATGTGAAGGCAACCTATAATGGAGTTGCTATTAGGTTTGAGCTGCCTAATTCTTCCGGAATGGCAGAGTTGGAGGACAATGTGATTGAAAGGCTAAATTTGGAGAGAGGCACATTTAGCATAAAGTATAAAGATGAAGAGGGGGACTGGGTTTTAATTGCTTGTGACAAAGATGTGCAAAAATGTATAGAAATTTCAAGATCATTGAGAGAAACAATAATTAAGATGTTGGTTGATCTGCCGGTTAGCCGTGCACCTTGA
- the LOC108203021 gene encoding NAC domain containing protein 50 isoform X1, with the protein MDRRISAAAKNEYPISGLVPGFRFHPTDEELVGFYLRSRFCGKQFEIQILKEIDVYKHEPWDLPGHSLLGGIDEWYFFSPVDMNYGNRSRTNRTTQAGFWKPTGKDCCVRHMGETIGMKKTLVFHHGGPPYGIRTNWTMHEYRLVDTELQQAGVTQKKDAFVLCRIFKKSGLGAPNGDLEDLFIEEEWQEGATLMVPGGEAEEDVGHVANVSDGRTGGNDIDQQGLNVGAEQRTTCLEETSVEGNKHENEINFEVLSEHFGKSLEDAANSFHVSRSTFKRICRSHGIKRWQSGKSRMGIQSSSKLRSVNNKEPSKTNYVYPGIPPLQEIAIVADTSQDINKIDVKATYNGVAIRFELPNSSGMAELEDNVIERLNLERGTFSIKYKDEEGDWVLIACDKDVQKCIEISRSLRETIIKMLVDLPVSRAP; encoded by the exons ATGGATCGACGTATTTCGGCGGCGGCGAAGAATGAGTATCCGATATCTGGGTTGGTACCTGGCTTTAGGTTTCATCCAACAGATGAAGAGCTTGTGGGGTTTTATTTAAGGAGCAGGTTTTGTGGGAAGCAGTTTGAGATTCAAATTCTTAAAGAAATTGATGTTTATAAGCATGAACCTTGGGATCTTCCAG GTCATTCTTTGCTGGGTGGTATAGATGAGTGGTACTTTTTCAGCCCCGTTGATATGAACTATGGTAATAGGTCCCGAACGAATCGCACCACTCAAGCAGGGTTTTGGAAACCAACCGGGAAGGATTGCTGTGTACGTCACATGGGAGAGACTATTGGGATGAAAAAAACGTTAGTCTTTCATCATGGCGGACCTCCATATGGCATACGAACCAACTGGACAATGCATGAGTATAGACTTGTCGACACTGAACTACAGCAAGCAGGAGTAACACAG AAAAAGGATGCATTTGTGCTCTGCAGaatttttaagaaaagtggCTTAGGAGCACCAAATGGGGATCTGGAAGATCTATTCATTGAGGAGGAATGGCAAGAGGGTGCAACACTTATGGTTCCTGGGGGAGAGGCTGAGGAAGATGTGGGCCATGTCGCTAATGTTTCTGACGGAAGGACCGGGGGAAACGATATTGACCAGCAG GGTCTTAATGTGGGAGCAGAACAAAGAACCACATGCTTAGAAGAAACTTCAGTAGAAGGGAACAAAcatgaaaatgaaattaatttcgAGGTTCTTAGCGAGCATTTTGGTAAATCATTGGAAGATGCAGCAAACAGCTTTCATG TTAGTCGGTCCACATTCAAACGCATATGTAGAAGTCATGGTATTAAAAGGTGGCAAAGTGGCAAGAGTAGGATGGGCATTCAGAGTTCCTCTAAGCTCCGGAGTGTAAATAATAAGGAACCGAGTAAAACTAATTATGTTTATCCAGGCATTCCCCCTTTACAGGAAATAGCTATTGTTGCTGACACAAGCCAAGACATAAATAAGATAGATGTGAAGGCAACCTATAATGGAGTTGCTATTAGGTTTGAGCTGCCTAATTCTTCCGGAATGGCAGAGTTGGAGGACAATGTGATTGAAAGGCTAAATTTGGAGAGAGGCACATTTAGCATAAAGTATAAAGATGAAGAGGGGGACTGGGTTTTAATTGCTTGTGACAAAGATGTGCAAAAATGTATAGAAATTTCAAGATCATTGAGAGAAACAATAATTAAGATGTTGGTTGATCTGCCGGTTAGCCGTGCACCTTGA
- the LOC108203021 gene encoding NAC domain containing protein 50 isoform X3, protein MDRRISAAAKNEYPISGLVPGFRFHPTDEELVGFYLRSRFCGKQFEIQILKEIDVYKHEPWDLPGHSLLGGIDEWYFFSPVDMNYGNRSRTNRTTQAGFWKPTGKDCCVRHMGETIGMKKTLVFHHGGPPYGIRTNWTMHEYRLVDTELQQAGVTQKKDAFVLCRIFKKSGLGAPNGDLEDLFIEEEWQEGATLMVPGGEAEEDVGHVANVSDGRTGGNDIDQQGLNVGAEQRTTCLEETSVEGNKHENEINFEVLSEHFGKSLEDAANSFHVGPHSNAYVEVMVLKGGKVARVGWAFRVPLSSGV, encoded by the exons ATGGATCGACGTATTTCGGCGGCGGCGAAGAATGAGTATCCGATATCTGGGTTGGTACCTGGCTTTAGGTTTCATCCAACAGATGAAGAGCTTGTGGGGTTTTATTTAAGGAGCAGGTTTTGTGGGAAGCAGTTTGAGATTCAAATTCTTAAAGAAATTGATGTTTATAAGCATGAACCTTGGGATCTTCCAG GTCATTCTTTGCTGGGTGGTATAGATGAGTGGTACTTTTTCAGCCCCGTTGATATGAACTATGGTAATAGGTCCCGAACGAATCGCACCACTCAAGCAGGGTTTTGGAAACCAACCGGGAAGGATTGCTGTGTACGTCACATGGGAGAGACTATTGGGATGAAAAAAACGTTAGTCTTTCATCATGGCGGACCTCCATATGGCATACGAACCAACTGGACAATGCATGAGTATAGACTTGTCGACACTGAACTACAGCAAGCAGGAGTAACACAG AAAAAGGATGCATTTGTGCTCTGCAGaatttttaagaaaagtggCTTAGGAGCACCAAATGGGGATCTGGAAGATCTATTCATTGAGGAGGAATGGCAAGAGGGTGCAACACTTATGGTTCCTGGGGGAGAGGCTGAGGAAGATGTGGGCCATGTCGCTAATGTTTCTGACGGAAGGACCGGGGGAAACGATATTGACCAGCAG GGTCTTAATGTGGGAGCAGAACAAAGAACCACATGCTTAGAAGAAACTTCAGTAGAAGGGAACAAAcatgaaaatgaaattaatttcgAGGTTCTTAGCGAGCATTTTGGTAAATCATTGGAAGATGCAGCAAACAGCTTTCATG TCGGTCCACATTCAAACGCATATGTAGAAGTCATGGTATTAAAAGGTGGCAAAGTGGCAAGAGTAGGATGGGCATTCAGAGTTCCTCTAAGCTCCGGAGTGTAA